A genomic segment from Malaclemys terrapin pileata isolate rMalTer1 chromosome 1, rMalTer1.hap1, whole genome shotgun sequence encodes:
- the HEBP1 gene encoding heme-binding protein 1 isoform X2, whose amino-acid sequence MFGMIRNSLFGSVEGWPCQVLSRGEKEEVTYEERTCEGGKFATVEVAGKQFDEASKEAVLKLLKYVGGTNDKAVGMGMTAPVSITAFPDEDGSLQQKVKVSLRIPSQYQDNPPRPGDESIQIEEREGMTIYSTQFGGYAKEEDYVNYAAKLRSALGSEAAYRKDFYLCNGYDPPMKPYWRRNEVWFVKE is encoded by the exons ATGTTTGGGATGATCAGGAACTCCCTGTTCGGGTCGGTGGAGGGGTGgccctgccaggtgctgagcagagGGGAGAAG GAAGAAGTAACCTATGAAGAAAGGACATGTGAAGGTGGGAAATTTGCTACAGTGGAGGTAGCTGGGAAACAATTTGATGAGGCCTCCAAGGAAGCGGTGCTGAAGCTTCTGAAATACGTGGGAGGAACCAATGATAAGG CGGTTGGGATGGGCATGACTGCGCCAGTTTCCATCACTGCCTTTCCTGATGAGGACGGCTCCTTACAGCAGAAAGTGAAAGTCTCACTGCGGATTCCAAGCCAATATCAGGACAACCCTCCCCGTCCTGGTGATGAGAGCATTCAGATTGAAGAGCGAGAAGGAATGACCATTTACTCCAC GCAGTTTGGTGGTTATGCCAAGGAAGAGGATTATGTGAATTATGCCGCCAAGCTGCGCTCTGCCCTGGGGAGCGAGGCAGCCTACCGCAAGGACTTCTACTTGTGTAATGGCTACGACCCCCCCATGAAACCGTACTGGCGACGCAACGAAGTCTGGTTTGTGAAGGAGTGA
- the HEBP1 gene encoding heme-binding protein 1 isoform X1: protein MFLGSNFPQGGNFLGMRSIESLRWMCYLPVFFFQEEVTYEERTCEGGKFATVEVAGKQFDEASKEAVLKLLKYVGGTNDKAVGMGMTAPVSITAFPDEDGSLQQKVKVSLRIPSQYQDNPPRPGDESIQIEEREGMTIYSTQFGGYAKEEDYVNYAAKLRSALGSEAAYRKDFYLCNGYDPPMKPYWRRNEVWFVKE, encoded by the exons ATGTTCCTAGGATCTAATTTCCCCCAGGGAGGCAATTTCCTTGGCATGAGGAGCATTGAATCTCTCAGGTGGATGTGTTATCTGCCTGTGTTCTTTTTCCAGGAAGAAGTAACCTATGAAGAAAGGACATGTGAAGGTGGGAAATTTGCTACAGTGGAGGTAGCTGGGAAACAATTTGATGAGGCCTCCAAGGAAGCGGTGCTGAAGCTTCTGAAATACGTGGGAGGAACCAATGATAAGG CGGTTGGGATGGGCATGACTGCGCCAGTTTCCATCACTGCCTTTCCTGATGAGGACGGCTCCTTACAGCAGAAAGTGAAAGTCTCACTGCGGATTCCAAGCCAATATCAGGACAACCCTCCCCGTCCTGGTGATGAGAGCATTCAGATTGAAGAGCGAGAAGGAATGACCATTTACTCCAC GCAGTTTGGTGGTTATGCCAAGGAAGAGGATTATGTGAATTATGCCGCCAAGCTGCGCTCTGCCCTGGGGAGCGAGGCAGCCTACCGCAAGGACTTCTACTTGTGTAATGGCTACGACCCCCCCATGAAACCGTACTGGCGACGCAACGAAGTCTGGTTTGTGAAGGAGTGA